A portion of the Stigmatella aurantiaca DW4/3-1 genome contains these proteins:
- the hslU gene encoding ATP-dependent protease ATPase subunit HslU produces the protein MPENRKMPAFTPREVVSELDRYIVGQTAAKRAVAIALRNRWRRQRVADDLREEIHPKNIIMIGPTGVGKTEIARRLAKLAQAPFVKVEASKFTEVGYVGRDVESMVRDLVEAAIALVREEETEKVKPRALELAEDRLVEMLSGHAPKSPPPPPPFGFTPPPVSPPSRLGEHEREKLRAQLRAGTLDDQEVDVETSDSAPTFLRNFTGHGMEEVGVNLQDLFKNMPGMNRTRRRKVRVPEALRLLQQEEAAKLVDTDRVTREALVRAESSGIIFIDEIDKIASREGGGKGSGPDVSREGVQRDILPIVEGSTINTKYGQVKTDHMLFIAAGAFHVSKPSDLIPELQGRFPIRVELEPLSGQDLVRILREPRNSLIRQYTALLATEGVELEFTDDAVEEIARIAQLANERTQNIGARRLHTVLERLLDEVSFGASEMGQKALKVDAAYVRERLASIVQDEDLSRYIL, from the coding sequence GTGCCCGAGAACCGAAAGATGCCCGCGTTCACCCCCCGCGAGGTGGTCAGCGAGCTGGACCGTTACATCGTCGGGCAGACCGCCGCCAAGCGCGCCGTCGCCATCGCCCTGCGCAACCGCTGGCGCCGCCAGCGCGTCGCGGACGATCTCCGCGAGGAAATCCACCCCAAGAACATCATCATGATCGGCCCCACCGGCGTGGGGAAGACGGAGATCGCCCGCCGGCTGGCGAAGCTCGCCCAGGCCCCCTTCGTCAAGGTCGAGGCCTCCAAGTTCACCGAGGTGGGCTACGTCGGCCGCGACGTCGAGTCCATGGTGCGCGACCTGGTCGAGGCGGCCATCGCGCTGGTGCGGGAAGAAGAGACCGAGAAGGTGAAGCCGCGCGCCCTGGAGCTGGCCGAGGACCGCTTGGTGGAGATGCTCTCCGGCCACGCGCCGAAGTCGCCCCCCCCGCCGCCCCCCTTTGGTTTCACGCCTCCCCCCGTCTCGCCCCCATCCCGGTTGGGCGAGCACGAGCGGGAGAAGCTCCGCGCCCAGCTGCGCGCCGGCACGCTGGATGATCAGGAGGTGGATGTGGAGACCTCGGACTCCGCCCCCACGTTCCTGCGCAACTTCACCGGTCACGGCATGGAGGAGGTGGGCGTCAACCTCCAGGATCTCTTCAAGAACATGCCGGGGATGAACCGCACCCGGCGCCGCAAGGTCCGGGTGCCCGAGGCCCTGCGGCTCCTCCAGCAAGAGGAGGCCGCGAAGCTGGTGGACACCGACCGGGTGACGCGCGAGGCGCTGGTCCGCGCCGAGTCCAGCGGAATCATCTTCATCGATGAGATCGACAAGATCGCCAGCCGGGAAGGGGGCGGCAAGGGCTCGGGGCCGGACGTCTCCCGCGAGGGCGTCCAGCGCGACATCCTGCCCATCGTCGAGGGCTCCACCATCAACACCAAGTACGGGCAGGTGAAGACCGACCACATGCTCTTCATCGCCGCGGGCGCCTTCCACGTCTCCAAGCCCAGCGACCTCATCCCCGAGCTCCAGGGCCGCTTCCCCATCCGCGTGGAGCTGGAGCCGCTGAGCGGGCAGGACCTGGTGCGCATCCTCCGGGAGCCGAGAAACTCGCTCATCCGTCAGTACACCGCGCTGCTGGCCACCGAGGGGGTAGAGCTGGAATTCACGGATGACGCGGTGGAGGAGATCGCCCGCATTGCCCAGCTGGCCAACGAGCGCACGCAGAACATCGGGGCGCGGCGGCTGCACACGGTGCTGGAGCGGTTGCTGGACGAAGTCTCCTTTGGCGCCAGCGAAATGGGGCAGAAG
- the hslV gene encoding ATP-dependent protease subunit HslV, which yields MFHGTTILCVRREGKVVIAGDGQVSLDKTIMKNTAKKVRRIGEGNVLAGFAGSTADAFTLFERFEAKLKEHQKNLARACVELGKDWRTDRFLRRLEALLIVADREKTFILSGAGDVIEPDHGIAAVGSGGHYALSAARALQAHTSLSAREIATHAMAIAADICVYTNSHVTFEEL from the coding sequence ATGTTCCATGGCACCACCATCCTTTGCGTGCGCCGCGAGGGGAAAGTCGTCATCGCGGGTGATGGGCAGGTCAGCCTCGACAAGACCATCATGAAGAACACGGCCAAGAAGGTGCGCCGCATCGGTGAGGGCAACGTCCTCGCCGGGTTCGCCGGCAGCACCGCCGATGCCTTCACCCTCTTCGAGCGCTTCGAGGCCAAGCTCAAGGAGCACCAGAAGAACCTCGCCCGCGCCTGCGTGGAGTTGGGGAAGGACTGGCGCACCGACCGCTTCCTGCGCCGCTTGGAGGCCCTGCTCATCGTCGCGGACCGGGAGAAGACCTTCATCCTCTCCGGCGCGGGCGACGTCATCGAGCCCGACCACGGCATCGCCGCCGTGGGCAGCGGGGGCCACTACGCGCTGTCCGCCGCGCGCGCCCTCCAGGCCCACACCAGCCTCTCCGCCCGGGAGATCGCCACGCACGCCATGGCGATCGCCGCGGACATCTGCGTCTACACCAACTCGCACGTCACCTTCGAAGAGCTCTAG
- a CDS encoding CAP domain-containing protein: MRLHLPRSLPLTCFLGCLAACGASAKEKRPEATVTQKARPAPAPRSSPPPNAFARDMLDTHNQSRAAARPTPKPALPALQWSAEATKKAESWAKQCTFEHNPNRGNFGENLAAATPGAWKTPEVVKSWNDEAADYDLGQNTCAKGKMCGHYTQVVWRNTTHVGCAKHTCTKNSPFGKDFPTWDFWVCNYAPPGNVVGQKPY, translated from the coding sequence ATGCGCCTCCACCTCCCCCGCTCCCTGCCCCTGACTTGCTTCCTCGGATGCCTTGCAGCATGCGGAGCAAGCGCGAAGGAGAAGCGTCCGGAAGCCACCGTCACCCAGAAGGCCCGGCCCGCGCCCGCGCCGCGAAGCAGTCCGCCGCCCAACGCCTTCGCGCGGGACATGCTCGACACGCACAACCAGTCTCGGGCCGCCGCCCGGCCAACGCCCAAGCCCGCGCTCCCCGCGCTCCAGTGGTCCGCGGAGGCCACGAAGAAGGCGGAGTCCTGGGCGAAGCAGTGCACGTTCGAGCACAACCCGAACCGGGGGAACTTCGGCGAGAACCTGGCGGCGGCGACGCCGGGTGCGTGGAAGACCCCGGAGGTGGTGAAGAGCTGGAACGACGAGGCCGCCGACTATGATCTCGGCCAGAACACCTGCGCCAAGGGCAAGATGTGCGGCCACTACACGCAGGTGGTCTGGCGGAACACCACCCACGTGGGCTGCGCGAAGCACACGTGCACGAAGAACTCACCGTTCGGCAAGGACTTCCCCACCTGGGACTTCTGGGTGTGCAACTACGCCCCCCCGGGCAACGTGGTGGGCCAGAAGCCGTACTGA
- a CDS encoding DUF2019 domain-containing protein, producing the protein MKLEELVEEFAENVAAQSDAIWRGDAKTGNKHARRYSAAFDKLRTHGDAGRDALAVLLRHPRMDVRVTAAASLLRHRTAEAKAVLEEAAKGEGMVPFEAQQALQRWEDGTWALDPA; encoded by the coding sequence ATGAAGTTAGAGGAACTCGTCGAAGAGTTCGCAGAGAACGTTGCTGCGCAGTCCGATGCCATCTGGAGGGGAGACGCCAAGACAGGGAACAAGCATGCGAGGAGATACAGCGCCGCGTTCGATAAGCTCCGGACTCACGGAGATGCCGGACGCGATGCACTTGCTGTTCTTCTAAGACACCCGCGCATGGACGTCAGGGTCACCGCTGCGGCCAGCCTGCTCCGCCACCGAACAGCAGAGGCCAAGGCGGTTCTAGAAGAGGCTGCCAAGGGCGAGGGGATGGTGCCATTCGAGGCGCAGCAAGCCTTGCAACGGTGGGAGGACGGAACCTGGGCCTTGGATCCAGCATGA
- a CDS encoding protein kinase domain-containing protein: MEAASPDGLGPGTLLGAWKLEGRVGRGTYGAVYRAALEGKEEAPKVALKLAVHPRDERFEREAELLSRIRHPRVPKLVGRGVWEGGPWNLPYPYVVMEWVEGMGLYEWGRQRNPSSRQVVQVLAQLAQALGATHGVKGLHRDVKGDNVLVGPVGEAWLMDFGCGSYEGARPLTEGPLAPGTRPYRSPQALRHLWEQRKGGKAYEARAADDVYALGVTAYRLVTGQYPPPGTDLEAKQAKRQGGGVMRAPAHALNRRVSRELSALIERMLEDAPEKRGGARELGQALERVAQRGGAEEDLPLQGGVAHSAPTVRVPVRSTGAPRWRGLALVVPAGVVVLAYLLVAVSARYIPDGSWKLQPDAGLEDAGRVGLADAAVETAIASRADNVELGESWQAVSLDMPKGPLKGQKRAPCRPKWEVEVSKACWVQVGTASPPCGNDWYEWKGFCYVPVIAPERPNTSDGQ; the protein is encoded by the coding sequence ATGGAAGCAGCGTCGCCCGATGGCCTGGGACCTGGCACGTTGCTGGGAGCCTGGAAGTTGGAAGGGAGGGTAGGCCGAGGGACGTATGGGGCGGTGTACCGGGCGGCGCTGGAGGGGAAGGAGGAAGCGCCCAAGGTGGCGCTGAAGCTGGCGGTGCACCCGAGGGATGAGCGGTTCGAGCGAGAGGCGGAGTTGCTGTCGAGGATCCGCCACCCGAGGGTGCCGAAGTTGGTGGGGAGGGGGGTGTGGGAAGGAGGGCCGTGGAACCTGCCGTACCCATACGTGGTGATGGAGTGGGTGGAGGGGATGGGGCTGTACGAGTGGGGGCGGCAGAGGAATCCAAGTTCGAGGCAGGTGGTGCAGGTGCTGGCGCAGTTGGCGCAGGCGCTGGGGGCCACGCACGGGGTGAAGGGACTGCACCGGGATGTGAAGGGGGACAATGTCCTGGTGGGGCCAGTGGGGGAGGCGTGGTTGATGGACTTCGGGTGCGGCTCGTACGAGGGAGCCCGGCCGTTGACGGAGGGGCCGCTGGCGCCGGGCACGAGGCCGTACCGAAGCCCTCAGGCGTTGAGGCACCTGTGGGAGCAGAGGAAGGGGGGCAAGGCGTACGAGGCCCGTGCGGCGGACGACGTGTATGCCTTGGGGGTGACGGCCTATCGGCTGGTGACGGGGCAGTACCCACCGCCTGGGACGGACTTGGAGGCGAAGCAAGCCAAGAGACAGGGGGGCGGGGTGATGAGGGCTCCGGCGCATGCGCTCAACCGGCGGGTGAGCCGGGAGTTGTCGGCGCTGATTGAGCGGATGTTGGAGGATGCGCCCGAGAAGCGAGGAGGGGCGAGAGAGCTGGGGCAAGCGCTGGAGCGTGTTGCGCAGAGAGGAGGGGCAGAGGAGGACCTTCCGTTGCAGGGAGGGGTGGCGCACTCGGCGCCAACGGTGCGTGTGCCGGTGCGTTCCACGGGGGCGCCGAGGTGGCGTGGGCTGGCCTTGGTGGTTCCGGCGGGTGTGGTGGTGCTGGCCTACCTGTTGGTGGCTGTGTCCGCGCGATACATTCCGGATGGCTCTTGGAAACTCCAACCGGATGCGGGGTTGGAAGATGCAGGAAGAGTCGGGCTGGCGGATGCCGCGGTCGAAACCGCGATCGCTTCGAGGGCGGATAATGTCGAACTGGGGGAGTCCTGGCAGGCGGTGTCGCTTGATATGCCTAAAGGGCCTCTGAAGGGGCAAAAGCGAGCGCCCTGCCGTCCAAAGTGGGAAGTGGAGGTCAGCAAGGCTTGCTGGGTGCAGGTAGGAACCGCGTCGCCACCGTGTGGAAACGATTGGTATGAGTGGAAGGGTTTTTGTTACGTGCCAGTGATTGCTCCCGAGCGTCCCAATACTTCGGACGGACAGTAA
- a CDS encoding bifunctional serine/threonine-protein kinase/formylglycine-generating enzyme family protein encodes MRPSSSVDTGSSATVCLKDDVLVDLLDGRLSDEALAEAHRHAAQCDTCRTLLASVSRGGLGMTPEAPAHSGPSGASMTLAGLPWVPPDVFDEFRLERELGRGGMGVVYLAHDTSLDRHVAVKFIAFGQSDPWVRSYFETEARAIARLQHPNVVSVFRVGEVSGHPYIVSEYVVGQSLAELPLPVPWRRVLTLGVGLARGLAAAHRQGVLHRDLKPSNALVTEDGGVKLLDFGLAERFGPGMASPSSSLHLVGTRPYMAPELLERAPASPRSDLYALGLVLYELCLGELPRGPVRGLEGVASRAGGPEIDPDFTALIARCLAPDPLERFASAEALCEALERLERISAPAPLSASNPYRGLAPFEAEHRALFFGRDADIHAVLERLRYRPLVLVAGDSGTGKSSLCRAGVLPRMDAVTLGGARERTTVTLEPGRRPLDALAAALAPVLGRKESELVTSLADATAWLGRTLRETHQEGRGLLLFVDQLEELITLSEPVQAAHFSRLLGELALPSRGVRVLLAVRGDFLTRLCALPGLGDEAERALYILRPMSPEGVREAIVGPARSRGVVFESGELVQTLVESAAHGVGSLPPLQFALAELWERRNPAHGRITRAALDEMGGVAGALSRHADEVLARLSPQEREASRRLLLQLVTEEGTRIERGEAELAEPSDAASRAALRALVEGRLLHTRTTGGQPRCELAHDSLIASWGTLRGWLDDSIGHRAVRKRVVAASMEWERLMRAKEALWGRRQLTETHLLEPSSLGPRERAFLAASRRAVTRQRWGRRLAVLAILLSVAASYGGLRLQAYFEDARFVATQAGLAREALTAGRALAQQASARREEALALFDGRPSPSAGPETLPGLHGRRNAAERRWTEALALREQANEVYARTNQFLEKALDRDRGHADTRRLIAEVTYERILLAERFHQRREREDWVQRLEQVTDSGTAGVEWRQRLRASAELKIVTEPPGARVEIERYTDVQGALRREPVPGLGRLGATPISQLRLPEGSYLLHVSSPGRVPVRLPLRLTHGVREQVRLALPTQVPAGHVYIPPGCFLLGSAEPEEVRLFMLSPPLHRFCLNEGYVIGQREVTFGDWLAYLDALPPDAPARRLLEQPRFSPTGAITLRHQPGAGWVFSFYRSRADVFSAKEGETFRYPGRTVRNTADWRQFPLSGVSAEDLAGYFYWLDRSGRLPGARLCSQNEWEYAARGADGRRYPHGDQLQPDDANIDTTYDRQPTAFGPDMVGSHPAAVSPFGLEDMAGNAFEITRSTTPEFGRVVLRGGAWYYDSFGAHIANISVGDPTARDAAIGVRVCASFSP; translated from the coding sequence ATGCGTCCGTCCTCTTCTGTCGACACTGGCTCGAGCGCAACCGTTTGCTTGAAGGATGACGTCCTGGTCGATCTGCTCGATGGCCGGTTGTCCGACGAGGCGCTGGCGGAGGCCCATCGGCATGCGGCGCAGTGCGATACCTGCCGGACCCTGCTTGCGTCCGTCTCGCGCGGGGGCCTGGGGATGACGCCGGAGGCTCCGGCGCATTCCGGGCCGTCCGGCGCCAGCATGACGCTGGCAGGCTTGCCCTGGGTGCCACCGGACGTGTTCGACGAGTTCCGCCTCGAACGCGAGCTTGGCCGCGGAGGCATGGGCGTCGTCTACCTCGCGCACGACACCTCCCTGGACCGGCACGTGGCGGTGAAGTTCATTGCCTTCGGTCAATCCGACCCCTGGGTCCGTTCGTACTTCGAGACCGAGGCCCGTGCGATTGCGCGGTTGCAGCATCCAAACGTTGTCAGCGTATTTCGCGTGGGGGAGGTCAGCGGTCACCCCTACATCGTGTCCGAATACGTGGTCGGCCAGAGCCTCGCGGAACTGCCCCTGCCCGTCCCCTGGCGCCGGGTTTTGACGCTCGGCGTCGGCCTGGCCCGGGGGCTCGCGGCAGCCCATCGCCAGGGCGTGCTGCACCGGGATCTCAAGCCTTCCAATGCGCTCGTCACCGAGGACGGTGGGGTCAAGCTGCTCGACTTCGGGTTGGCCGAGCGCTTTGGGCCCGGGATGGCCTCGCCGTCGTCCAGCCTTCACCTCGTCGGGACGCGGCCCTACATGGCGCCCGAACTCTTGGAGCGGGCTCCGGCCAGCCCCCGGAGTGACCTCTATGCCTTGGGCCTCGTGCTCTACGAGCTGTGTCTGGGCGAGCTGCCCCGGGGGCCGGTCCGAGGGCTGGAGGGGGTGGCCTCACGGGCCGGAGGACCCGAGATCGATCCAGACTTCACCGCGCTCATCGCGCGGTGCCTCGCGCCCGATCCACTCGAACGGTTCGCCTCGGCTGAGGCGCTCTGCGAAGCGCTCGAACGCCTCGAGCGGATCAGCGCCCCCGCGCCCCTGTCCGCCAGCAATCCCTACCGTGGCCTCGCGCCCTTCGAGGCCGAGCACCGGGCGCTCTTCTTTGGGCGCGACGCCGACATCCATGCGGTACTCGAGCGCCTGCGTTACCGGCCGCTCGTCTTGGTCGCCGGGGACTCTGGCACCGGCAAATCCTCGCTGTGCCGAGCGGGGGTGCTCCCCCGGATGGACGCGGTGACGCTGGGCGGAGCGCGCGAGCGAACCACGGTCACCCTGGAACCAGGCCGCCGACCGCTCGATGCCCTGGCTGCCGCGCTTGCTCCAGTCCTGGGCCGGAAGGAGTCGGAGCTCGTGACCTCGCTCGCGGACGCGACCGCCTGGCTCGGGCGGACGCTGCGCGAAACGCATCAAGAGGGCCGGGGCCTGCTCCTCTTTGTCGATCAACTCGAGGAGCTCATCACCCTCTCCGAGCCGGTTCAGGCGGCGCACTTCTCTCGCCTCCTCGGCGAACTCGCCTTGCCCTCGCGAGGGGTGCGTGTCCTGCTGGCGGTGCGCGGGGATTTCCTGACGCGCTTGTGCGCATTGCCCGGCCTGGGAGATGAGGCGGAGCGAGCGCTCTACATCCTCCGGCCCATGTCGCCCGAAGGGGTGCGCGAGGCCATCGTAGGGCCCGCACGCAGCCGGGGGGTGGTCTTCGAGTCCGGAGAGCTTGTTCAAACACTCGTTGAGTCCGCGGCGCATGGCGTGGGCAGCCTTCCTCCGCTCCAGTTCGCGCTCGCCGAGCTGTGGGAACGGCGCAACCCGGCGCATGGCCGCATCACCCGGGCGGCGCTTGACGAGATGGGGGGGGTGGCCGGAGCGCTGTCTCGGCACGCGGATGAAGTGCTCGCCCGATTGAGCCCCCAGGAGCGCGAGGCGTCACGGCGTCTCCTCCTCCAACTCGTGACGGAGGAAGGGACGCGCATCGAGCGGGGTGAAGCGGAGCTCGCCGAGCCCTCGGACGCGGCTTCCCGGGCGGCCCTTCGTGCCTTGGTCGAGGGCCGTCTCCTGCACACGCGCACCACGGGTGGCCAGCCGCGCTGCGAGTTGGCCCATGACTCGCTCATCGCAAGCTGGGGCACGCTGCGTGGCTGGCTCGATGACAGCATCGGCCATCGTGCGGTGCGCAAGCGGGTCGTGGCGGCGAGCATGGAGTGGGAACGCCTGATGCGCGCCAAGGAGGCACTCTGGGGGCGGCGCCAACTCACCGAGACGCATCTTCTCGAGCCCTCCTCCCTGGGGCCGCGCGAGCGCGCCTTCCTCGCTGCCTCCCGCCGTGCGGTGACACGTCAGCGGTGGGGCCGTCGGCTCGCTGTGCTTGCCATTCTTCTGTCCGTGGCTGCCTCCTACGGAGGGCTTCGCCTGCAGGCGTATTTCGAGGACGCGCGCTTCGTCGCCACCCAGGCGGGTTTGGCGCGGGAAGCGCTCACCGCAGGCCGTGCCCTCGCTCAGCAGGCGAGTGCGCGCCGCGAGGAGGCGCTGGCGCTCTTCGACGGCCGGCCCTCTCCTTCCGCAGGCCCTGAGACGTTGCCAGGCCTTCATGGCCGCAGGAACGCCGCCGAGCGGCGATGGACCGAGGCGCTCGCCCTGCGAGAGCAGGCCAATGAGGTCTATGCCCGCACGAACCAGTTCCTCGAGAAGGCCCTTGATCGCGATCGCGGCCATGCGGACACGCGCCGGCTCATCGCGGAGGTGACCTATGAAAGGATTCTCCTCGCAGAGCGCTTTCACCAGCGGCGCGAGCGCGAGGACTGGGTTCAGCGATTGGAGCAGGTGACCGATTCCGGAACGGCGGGGGTGGAGTGGCGGCAGCGGCTCCGGGCCTCAGCCGAACTCAAGATCGTGACGGAGCCCCCCGGCGCACGCGTGGAGATCGAACGTTATACCGACGTGCAAGGAGCGCTGAGACGTGAGCCTGTGCCGGGGTTGGGCCGTTTGGGCGCCACGCCCATCTCCCAGTTGCGCTTGCCCGAGGGCTCCTATCTCCTCCACGTCTCGAGCCCGGGACGCGTGCCGGTGAGGCTGCCTCTGCGCCTCACGCACGGCGTTCGCGAGCAGGTCCGCCTCGCGCTTCCCACCCAGGTGCCCGCGGGCCATGTCTACATCCCGCCAGGGTGCTTCCTCCTGGGCAGCGCCGAGCCAGAGGAGGTGAGGCTCTTCATGCTCAGCCCTCCGCTGCACCGGTTCTGCCTCAACGAGGGCTATGTGATCGGCCAGCGGGAGGTGACCTTCGGGGACTGGTTGGCCTACCTCGACGCGCTGCCTCCGGACGCGCCCGCGAGGAGGCTCCTCGAGCAGCCGCGCTTCAGTCCCACCGGGGCGATCACGCTGCGGCATCAACCCGGGGCGGGGTGGGTCTTCTCCTTCTACCGCTCGCGGGCGGACGTCTTCTCGGCGAAGGAGGGAGAGACATTCCGGTATCCGGGACGGACGGTGCGGAACACGGCCGATTGGCGCCAGTTTCCCCTGTCCGGTGTCTCCGCCGAGGATCTGGCGGGCTACTTCTACTGGCTGGACCGGTCGGGGCGTCTTCCGGGAGCGCGCTTGTGCAGCCAGAACGAGTGGGAGTACGCGGCCCGTGGCGCCGATGGCCGCCGTTACCCCCATGGCGACCAGTTGCAGCCCGACGACGCCAACATCGACACGACCTACGACCGGCAGCCCACGGCGTTCGGGCCCGACATGGTCGGCTCCCACCCCGCAGCGGTGAGCCCCTTTGGTCTGGAGGACATGGCGGGCAACGCCTTTGAGATCACCCGTTCGACGACGCCGGAGTTCGGACGCGTCGTCCTCCGGGGCGGAGCCTGGTATTACGACTCCTTTGGCGCGCACATCGCGAACATCTCCGTGGGCGATCCGACGGCGCGCGATGCCGCGATCGGCGTGCGCGTCTGCGCCTCGTTTTCTCCCTGA
- a CDS encoding sigma-70 family RNA polymerase sigma factor, whose amino-acid sequence MEQVPGLASTFLVHAKVRFVPPVDALAFERLLIQAWETARAQWPSVELPAEPFVTHLAQRLPEASPQSPLEPLLGQLSLAELYLACACERGIPSAIDIFERHYLAKLPGLLRGPKQPDAMIDDVCQLARVKILVPTHEGAPKIAEYTGRGALLSWVRVTAVRIAIKLQAVEKPTSSQDADTVFAALPAPGFDAELDLIKRRHHTDFRQAVSEAFTVLSNDERHLFRLYFVDQLSMYELAALFRVNQSTVSRWLKTARQRVYEETQRRLQARLGLSSRDFKSFLAVLDSQLELGISQLLRQEDEAPGSSKQS is encoded by the coding sequence ATGGAGCAGGTGCCCGGGTTGGCCTCGACGTTTCTCGTGCACGCAAAAGTGCGCTTCGTTCCTCCCGTGGATGCCTTGGCTTTCGAACGGCTGCTCATCCAAGCCTGGGAGACCGCGCGCGCGCAGTGGCCCTCCGTGGAGCTTCCCGCCGAGCCATTCGTGACCCACCTCGCCCAGCGGCTTCCCGAGGCGAGTCCCCAGAGCCCCCTCGAACCCCTGCTGGGGCAGCTGTCCCTGGCGGAGCTTTACTTGGCCTGCGCGTGCGAGCGAGGCATTCCCTCCGCCATCGACATCTTCGAGCGCCACTACCTCGCCAAGTTGCCTGGGCTGCTCCGAGGTCCCAAGCAGCCCGACGCGATGATCGACGACGTGTGCCAGTTGGCGCGGGTGAAGATCCTGGTCCCCACACACGAAGGGGCCCCGAAAATCGCGGAATACACGGGGCGAGGGGCCTTGCTGAGCTGGGTGCGGGTCACCGCCGTGCGCATCGCCATCAAGCTGCAGGCCGTCGAGAAGCCCACGTCCTCGCAGGACGCGGACACTGTCTTCGCGGCACTGCCAGCGCCAGGGTTCGACGCGGAGCTGGACCTCATCAAGCGGCGCCACCACACGGACTTCCGGCAGGCCGTGAGCGAAGCCTTCACCGTGCTCTCGAATGATGAGCGCCATCTGTTCCGCCTCTATTTCGTCGATCAGCTTTCGATGTACGAGTTGGCCGCGCTCTTCCGCGTCAATCAATCCACGGTCTCCCGCTGGCTGAAGACCGCTCGGCAGCGGGTCTACGAAGAGACGCAACGCCGCCTCCAAGCGCGGCTGGGCCTCTCCTCCCGTGACTTCAAGAGCTTCCTGGCCGTCCTCGACAGCCAGCTCGAGCTGGGCATCAGCCAGCTCCTGCGCCAGGAAGACGAGGCACCTGGGTCTTCCAAGCAAAGCTGA
- a CDS encoding ADYC domain-containing protein, whose product MTAMTKSLLAWVCLQLPMLAYAERPRTESVAAPVSEAERYARRCQSRAPHRTVKPQGTMLWGTRRDWDTEKPAGERSSVLVSASLEPLRRADAQVTGLKLEGGHLVATSTSFAPGTPEARRVMGTVLQGTAGDGKPVEVAICGAEPSPEDPNMVWYRIEAWNALAQEWENPCVALDRVPDPRALAVSGVWDFNGVHREAPGQLTFACENGAITKCIHWGYKPWASRDGQSLAGLHQACTRMARADYCGNGRNHTHEDTPIDMYDRLGVIARTTESSAEWDLARASFEAAWAPDGATCLARTRDGRALETILQECPDRFRTDAALDLGEGDRCTARRVDVNPRSALLRNQSYGAPKTPVSPGGGL is encoded by the coding sequence ATGACCGCGATGACAAAGTCTTTGCTTGCCTGGGTATGTCTTCAGCTCCCCATGCTGGCGTACGCCGAGCGCCCCCGGACCGAGAGCGTGGCCGCCCCGGTGTCCGAGGCCGAGCGCTACGCGCGGCGGTGCCAATCCCGGGCCCCTCACCGCACCGTCAAGCCTCAGGGGACGATGCTCTGGGGCACCCGGCGGGACTGGGACACCGAGAAGCCGGCCGGGGAGCGCAGCAGCGTCCTCGTCTCCGCCAGCCTCGAGCCCCTGCGTCGGGCGGATGCCCAAGTGACGGGCCTGAAACTGGAAGGCGGTCATCTGGTCGCCACCTCCACCTCGTTCGCGCCCGGAACGCCCGAAGCGAGAAGGGTGATGGGCACCGTGCTTCAGGGGACGGCGGGTGATGGCAAGCCCGTGGAGGTGGCCATCTGCGGTGCCGAGCCCTCTCCCGAGGATCCCAACATGGTCTGGTACCGCATCGAGGCGTGGAATGCGCTGGCCCAGGAGTGGGAGAACCCGTGTGTGGCCCTGGACCGGGTCCCCGACCCCCGGGCGCTCGCGGTGAGCGGTGTTTGGGATTTCAACGGCGTCCATCGTGAGGCTCCCGGACAACTCACCTTCGCCTGTGAGAACGGCGCCATCACCAAGTGCATCCACTGGGGATACAAGCCTTGGGCGAGCCGGGATGGACAGTCGCTGGCGGGCCTTCATCAAGCCTGTACGCGCATGGCTCGCGCGGACTACTGCGGCAATGGCCGCAATCACACGCACGAGGACACTCCCATCGATATGTACGATCGGCTGGGCGTGATCGCCCGGACGACCGAATCCTCGGCGGAGTGGGATCTCGCGCGGGCCTCCTTCGAGGCGGCGTGGGCGCCCGACGGGGCCACCTGCCTGGCGCGGACCCGCGACGGCCGTGCGCTGGAGACGATTCTCCAGGAGTGTCCGGACCGTTTCCGCACCGATGCGGCGCTCGATCTGGGCGAAGGCGACCGCTGCACGGCGCGGCGTGTGGACGTGAACCCCCGCTCGGCGCTGCTGCGCAACCAGTCCTATGGCGCCCCGAAGACCCCTGTCTCCCCAGGCGGGGGGCTGTAG